In Leptospira harrisiae, one genomic interval encodes:
- the xerA gene encoding site-specific tyrosine recombinase/integron integrase, which translates to MTLPALEVQIPDHFPQAMAELFRSYRTYLKIEKNYSEHTLFAYLRDLKFFFEFCLKEEIDILTVDVLDVRAYFADLKSTKKQDKRTQSRKLSSLRTFYKFLFREEKIGANPILQVSFPKTKKKLPKNFTPIETEDILDYEDGEKAEVLGKRDKAIVEVLYSTGLRVFELVNAKLSDLNHELTSLKVMGKRRKERFVFIGEEAQNALREYLEERGTTGPEEIFLNQRGGKLTTRGIRYILSERRTVMGMEKAITPHKFRHTFATDLLNAGADIRAVQELLGHASLSSTQVYLSVSRDRLKEVYRNAHPHAKK; encoded by the coding sequence ATGACTCTGCCAGCTCTTGAAGTCCAAATCCCCGACCATTTTCCACAAGCCATGGCTGAACTTTTCCGAAGTTACCGAACTTACCTGAAAATTGAAAAAAACTATTCGGAACATACGTTATTCGCCTATTTACGTGATTTGAAATTTTTCTTTGAGTTTTGTCTGAAAGAGGAGATCGACATTTTGACTGTCGATGTTTTGGATGTAAGGGCTTACTTTGCTGATTTAAAATCTACGAAAAAACAAGACAAACGAACGCAAAGTCGCAAACTTTCTTCGCTTCGCACTTTTTATAAATTTTTATTCCGTGAAGAAAAAATTGGTGCAAACCCCATCTTACAGGTAAGTTTTCCAAAAACAAAAAAGAAGTTACCAAAAAATTTCACTCCCATTGAAACAGAAGACATCCTTGATTATGAAGATGGTGAAAAAGCAGAAGTGCTTGGAAAGAGGGACAAAGCCATTGTCGAAGTTTTATATAGCACTGGCCTTCGTGTATTTGAGTTAGTCAATGCAAAGTTAAGTGATCTCAATCATGAATTAACTTCCCTCAAAGTGATGGGGAAACGTCGCAAAGAACGTTTTGTTTTTATTGGCGAAGAAGCACAAAATGCACTTCGTGAGTATTTAGAAGAAAGAGGAACCACTGGACCTGAAGAAATTTTTCTAAACCAACGCGGCGGAAAACTAACGACACGTGGGATTCGTTATATTTTGTCTGAACGAAGAACAGTGATGGGAATGGAAAAAGCCATCACTCCTCATAAGTTTCGTCATACCTTTGCAACTGATCTTTTGAATGCTGGTGCTGATATTCGCGCCGTACAAGAGTTACTTGGTCATGCTTCTTTATCTTCTACACAAGTGTATTTGAGTGTTTCGAGAGACCGGTTGAAAGAAGTGTATCGGAATGCCCATCCTCACGCAAAGAAATAG
- the recA gene encoding recombinase RecA yields MKKEKADKAQEKETDQRKQAIDAALGQIEKQFGKGSIMRLGADTRMAEMNVVSTGSLDLDIALGIGGFPSGRILEIYGPESSGKTTLTLSAIAETQKKGGIAAFIDAEHALDPAYAKKLGVNVDDLLVAQPDNGEEALEICESLVRSNAIDLIVIDSVAALVPKAEIEGDMGDSHMGLQARLMSQALRKLTGTISKSNTTVIFINQIRMKIGVMFGSPETTTGGNALKFYASIRLDIRRIETLKEKEEPVGNRVRVKVVKNKCAPPFRQAEFDIMYATGINKESSLIDLAVRHDLVGKAGSWYSYNGEKIGQGKEQVRLFFLENPDIAFKIENQVRDLNGLPLVDQAKIQTREVKSIERDPKETKETKSKQPVSFSTEADGDVAVGE; encoded by the coding sequence ATGAAAAAAGAGAAAGCTGACAAGGCTCAAGAAAAAGAAACCGACCAAAGAAAGCAGGCCATTGACGCCGCCCTAGGCCAAATAGAAAAACAATTTGGTAAAGGTTCCATCATGCGCCTCGGTGCAGATACACGTATGGCAGAAATGAATGTTGTATCTACAGGTTCTTTGGACTTGGACATCGCCTTGGGGATTGGCGGGTTTCCTTCTGGTCGAATTCTAGAAATCTACGGACCAGAATCTTCTGGTAAAACCACACTCACTCTTTCTGCGATCGCAGAAACGCAAAAAAAAGGAGGCATTGCTGCCTTCATCGATGCGGAACATGCACTCGATCCTGCCTACGCAAAAAAATTGGGAGTCAATGTAGACGACCTACTCGTTGCCCAACCGGACAACGGAGAAGAAGCACTAGAAATTTGTGAATCTCTCGTTCGCTCCAATGCGATTGATCTCATTGTCATAGACTCTGTGGCAGCTCTTGTTCCGAAAGCGGAGATTGAAGGTGATATGGGAGATTCTCATATGGGACTTCAGGCACGGCTCATGTCCCAAGCCCTTCGTAAACTCACAGGAACCATTTCCAAATCCAATACCACAGTTATCTTTATCAACCAAATCCGTATGAAGATTGGAGTGATGTTTGGAAGTCCGGAAACCACTACAGGTGGTAATGCCTTAAAATTCTATGCATCCATCCGATTGGACATTCGTCGTATCGAAACTCTGAAAGAAAAAGAAGAACCTGTAGGTAACCGCGTTCGTGTGAAAGTGGTGAAAAACAAATGCGCTCCACCTTTCCGACAAGCAGAGTTTGATATCATGTATGCAACCGGAATCAACAAAGAAAGTTCCCTCATTGATCTTGCCGTTCGCCATGACCTAGTTGGAAAAGCGGGATCTTGGTATTCCTATAACGGAGAGAAGATCGGGCAAGGAAAGGAACAAGTTAGACTTTTCTTCCTCGAAAACCCAGACATCGCATTTAAAATTGAGAACCAAGTTCGGGATCTCAATGGACTTCCATTGGTAGACCAAGCAAAGATCCAAACCAGAGAAGTAAAATCCATTGAAAGGGACCCAAAGGAAACTAAAGAAACAAAATCAAAACAACCAGTTAGTTTCTCAACCGAAGCAGACGGAGACGTGGCAGTCGGAGAATAA